One Salmo salar chromosome ssa01, Ssal_v3.1, whole genome shotgun sequence DNA window includes the following coding sequences:
- the LOC106610375 gene encoding protein FAM104A, with product MLTENRKRRRGGDNEGDQLAKRSGGGQEGHALVSKLGQDVWDSESSGSDSSSGISSPERAGGGASTSTCTQSQKNCTSQGLLSPSPEDSSISSLSLYGGSTPYDHINSVLREAHFSSLQTRGQPGST from the exons ATGTTGACAGAAAACAG GAAGCGGCGGCGGGGTGGAGACAATGAGGGGGACCAGCTGGCCAAAAGGTcaggagggggacaggagggTCACGCCCTGGTGTCCAAGCTGGGCCAAGACGTCTGGGACTCTGAg tcGTCCGGCAGTGACAGCAGTAGTGGTATCAGTAGTCCTGAGAGGGCAGGGGGAGGAGCCAGTACCAGCACATGTACACAGAGCCAGAAGAACTGCACTTCCCAGGGTCTCCTCAGTCCCTCGCCAGAAGACTCTTCAATTTCCTCGTTGAGTCTCTATGGCGGCAGCACTCCCTATGACCACATCAACAGTGTCCTGAGGGAGGCCCACTTCAGCAGTCTGCAGACCAGAGGTCAACCAGGATCTACGTGA
- the LOC106610367 gene encoding LOW QUALITY PROTEIN: archaemetzincin-2 (The sequence of the model RefSeq protein was modified relative to this genomic sequence to represent the inferred CDS: inserted 3 bases in 2 codons; substituted 1 base at 1 genomic stop codon) gives MRICKLYSRLHVAYQRGSYTVNLSQMQVIQHPAETLRTALVSSRCDLTDRYHKYSRKEQRLLEECLYLGDGSLFRPITVHSDSDWIHSHPEDPQDFQRFYSNPYRSKPIKGHSTIYLQIIGSFREAEAETGQYVRWLRDYCQAFYYRMVVKLLPPVTVAATGCAFRVSSSSHNLXIHTGDLLWFLQKRKPXDAFGIMGITMIELYPEDSWNFVFGQASLTEGMGVFSFAKYDDNFYSRSYXCIRPCQGDYSVLEGYYSTPITSTLLLRSCKTVTHEVGHIFGVKHCQWMQCVMQGSNHLEYSDRRPLDLCPVCHRIQNDPHKHSDSEPYCPKPTLAFQTFRQWLRRCLEILDEVKF, from the exons ATGCGCATCTGCAAACtctacagtaggctacatgttgCATATCAGAGAGGCAGTTACACTGTTAACTTGTCGCAG ATGCAGGTGATCCAGCACCCCGCGGAGACACTTCGCACAGCCCTGGTGTCCAGCCGCTGTGACCTGACTGATCGCTACCATAAGTACAGCCGAAAAGAGCAGAGGCTCCTGGAGGAGTGTCTCTACCTGGGGGATGGGTCCTTGTTCCGGCCCATCACTGTGCACTCTGACTCGGATTGGATCCACTCGCACCCAGAGGACCCGCAGGACTTCCAGAGATTCTATAGCAACCCCTACCGCAGCAAGCCCATCAAGGGTCACAGTACTATCTACCTACAGATCATCG GCTCCTTTAGGGAGGCAGAGGCTGAGACAGGCCAGTATGTGAGGTGGTTGAGGGACTACTGCCAGGCCTTCTATTATCGGATGGTGGTTAAGCTGTTGCCTCCGGTGACCGTTGCTGCCACAGGCTGTGCCTTCAGGGTCAGCAGCAGTTCACACAACC CGATCCACACAG GGGATTTGCTGTGGTTTCTTCAGAAGAGGAAACCGTAAGATGCCTTCGGCATCATGGGCATCACCATGATAGAACTCTACCCCGAAGATTCCTGGAACTTTGTGTTTGGACAGGCCTCCCTCACTGAAg GAATGGGAGTGTTCAGCTTTGCTAAGTACGACGACAACTTCTACAGCAGGAGTTA GTGTATCAGGCCTTGTCAGGGAGACTACTCTGTGTTGGAGGGCTACTACAGCACTCCTATCACGAGCACCTTACTGCTAAGGTCCTGCAAG ACAGTCACCCATGAGGTAGGGCACATATTCGGGGTGAAGCACTGCCAGTGGATGCAGTGTGTCATGCAGGGCTCCAACCACCTGGAGTACTCAGACCGCCGGCCCCTGGACCTTTGCCCAGTCTGCCATCGGATTCAAAATG ACCCCCACAAGCAT tctgactccGAGCCCTACTGTCCCAAACCCACTCTGGCCTTCCAGACCTTCAGACAGTGGCTCAGGAGGTGTCTGGAGATTCTGGATGAAGTGAAATTCTAG
- the LOC106610356 gene encoding monocarboxylate transporter 7 isoform X1: MNFDTFSKSGLLPTFPTESHAPSMTVWGSRVKRCIGPNVYTAPPDGGWGWVVAVSFFLVEVFTYGVIKSLGIFLQDLMGEFGESNSRVSWIISICVFVMAFTAPLASVMTNRFGFQTVVMIGGLLVSIGTIASGFTKSINEMYITIGLVAGLGYSLTFLPTITLLSQYFSHRRSLVTAVASTGESFSVFALAPAFSALRDCIGWRYTLVVIGALQGIIIICGVLLRPIIIRPGPATETETDGLADEELKALNTQEEYYSKERLYTKGSTYAMDGSYTLQRDSKLAHRYSLSSGESENSEVQSLHHQVLEDGSKAGEEIEEEEASSQRCLGSKEQEMEKDEEMEEKDEEQTQTLSPQKLLDFSMLREGSFICYSLFGLFATLGFFAPQLYIIELSVNRGVKRDRAAHMLSAMAFAEIFGRLSIGWVLGRKLFRGRKPLVLLGCVVLLCPVLVAFTLVWEFWGLAVCCGFYGFFIGTVSSTHIPMLAEEDVVGIERMSSAAGVYVFIQSFAGLAGPPLGGVLVDLTQNYGSAFYSCAVGMGLGAVFLGLVRPAKRGLLCCSTTRPQSISYYSNNTKCSETRLCSRRGDQNLPEPMQVGPGNPVPQREGKEAQDRDRPQDFLEVDLDLDQKTLLKKANR; the protein is encoded by the exons ATGAACTTTGATACCTTTTCAAAAAGTGGTTTATTGCCCACCTTCCCTACAGAATCCCATGCTCCATCCATGACAGTGTGGGGGTCCAGAGTGAAGCGCTGCATTGGGCCTAACGTCTACACGGCTCCCCCAGATGGTGGCTGGGGCTGGGTGGTGGCGGTCTCCTTCTTCCTGGTGGAAGTGTTCACCTACGGAGTCATCAAGAGCCTGGGCATCTTCCTCCAGGACCTAATGGGGGAGTTTGGGGAGAGCAACAGCCGAGTCTCTTGGATCATCTCCATCTGTGTCTTCGTCATGGCCTTCACTG CTCCTCTCGCTTCTGTGATGACCAACCGGTTTGGCTTCCAGACAGTTGTTATGATTGGTGGACTCCTCGTCTCCATAGGAACCATTGCCAGTGGCTTCACTAAATCCATCAACGAGATGTACATCACCATCGGACTCGTTGCAG GTCTGGGGTACTCTCTGACCTTCCTGCCCACCATTACTCTCCTGTCGCAGTACTTCTCCCACCGACGCTCCCTGGTCACAGCTGTCGCCTCCACAGGAGAGTCCTTCTCTGTGTTCGCCCTCGCCCCAG CCTTCTCTGCTCTGAGGGACTGTATCGGCTGGCGTTACACCCTGGTGGTGATCGGAGCTCTACAGGGCATCATCATCATATGTGGAGTTCTGCTAAGACCCATCATCATCAGACCTGGACCAGCCACGGAGACAGAAACTGATGGACTGGCTGACGAAGAGCTGAAGGCTCTGAACACACAGGAGGAGTACTACAGTAAGGAGAGGTTGTACACTAAGGGCAGTACATATGCTATGGATGGGTCTTACACACTGCAGAGGGATAGCAAGCTGGCTCATCGTTACTCCCTGAGCTCTGGAGAGTCTGAAAACTCTGAAGTTCAGTCCCTCCATCACCAGGTCCTGGAGGACGGCAGTAAGGCaggggaggagatagaggaggaggaggcgtctTCACAGAGGTGCTTAGGAAGCAAGGAGCAGGAGATGGAGAAGgacgaggagatggaggagaaggatgaggagcAGACACAAACACTATCCCCCCAGAAACTCCTTGACTTTTCCATGTTAAGAGAAGGCAGCTTCATCTGCTACTCTCTCTTCGGCCTTTTTGCCACATTGGGTTTCTTCGCCCCTCAGCTCTACATCATCGAGCTGAGTGTGAACCGTGGTGTGAAGCGTGACCGCGCCGCCCACATGCTCTCCGCCATGGCCTTTGCCGAGATCTTCGGCCGCCTCTCCATTGGTTGGGTGCTAGGCAGGAAGCTGTTCAGAGGCAGGAAGCCCCTGGTGCTGCTGGGATGTGTAGTTCTGCTGTGCCCGGTGCTGGTGGCCTTTACCCTGGTGTGGGAGTTCTGGGGCCTGGCCGTGTGTTGTGGGTTCTATGGGTTTTTTATAGGCACCGTGTCATCGACACATATACCCATGCTGGCAGAGGAGGATGTGGTGGGCATAGAAAGGATGTCGTCAGCTGCTGGGGTCTATGTGTTTATACAGAGCTTCGCTGGGCTGGCGGGACCACCTCTGGGAG GTGTTCTTGTGGACCTGACTCAGAACTACGGCTCAGCGTTCTACTCCTGTGCGGTGGGTATGGGTCTAGGGGCTGTGTTCCTGGGTCTGGTACGACCAGCTAAGAGAGGCCTGCTCTGCTGCAGCACAACCAggcctcagagcatttcgtattattct aataatacgaagtgctctgagaccaggttgtgcaGCAGGAGGGGGGATCAGAACCTCCCAGAACCCATGCAGGTGGGGCCGGGAAACCCTGTACCTCAGCGAGAGGGGAAGGAGgcccaggacagagacagacctcaAGACTTCCTAGAAGTTGACCTTGATTTGGACCAGAAAACGTTACTGAAAAAGGCCAACAGATGA
- the LOC106610356 gene encoding monocarboxylate transporter 7 isoform X2 gives MTVWGSRVKRCIGPNVYTAPPDGGWGWVVAVSFFLVEVFTYGVIKSLGIFLQDLMGEFGESNSRVSWIISICVFVMAFTAPLASVMTNRFGFQTVVMIGGLLVSIGTIASGFTKSINEMYITIGLVAGLGYSLTFLPTITLLSQYFSHRRSLVTAVASTGESFSVFALAPAFSALRDCIGWRYTLVVIGALQGIIIICGVLLRPIIIRPGPATETETDGLADEELKALNTQEEYYSKERLYTKGSTYAMDGSYTLQRDSKLAHRYSLSSGESENSEVQSLHHQVLEDGSKAGEEIEEEEASSQRCLGSKEQEMEKDEEMEEKDEEQTQTLSPQKLLDFSMLREGSFICYSLFGLFATLGFFAPQLYIIELSVNRGVKRDRAAHMLSAMAFAEIFGRLSIGWVLGRKLFRGRKPLVLLGCVVLLCPVLVAFTLVWEFWGLAVCCGFYGFFIGTVSSTHIPMLAEEDVVGIERMSSAAGVYVFIQSFAGLAGPPLGGVLVDLTQNYGSAFYSCAVGMGLGAVFLGLVRPAKRGLLCCSTTRPQSISYYSNNTKCSETRLCSRRGDQNLPEPMQVGPGNPVPQREGKEAQDRDRPQDFLEVDLDLDQKTLLKKANR, from the exons ATGACAGTGTGGGGGTCCAGAGTGAAGCGCTGCATTGGGCCTAACGTCTACACGGCTCCCCCAGATGGTGGCTGGGGCTGGGTGGTGGCGGTCTCCTTCTTCCTGGTGGAAGTGTTCACCTACGGAGTCATCAAGAGCCTGGGCATCTTCCTCCAGGACCTAATGGGGGAGTTTGGGGAGAGCAACAGCCGAGTCTCTTGGATCATCTCCATCTGTGTCTTCGTCATGGCCTTCACTG CTCCTCTCGCTTCTGTGATGACCAACCGGTTTGGCTTCCAGACAGTTGTTATGATTGGTGGACTCCTCGTCTCCATAGGAACCATTGCCAGTGGCTTCACTAAATCCATCAACGAGATGTACATCACCATCGGACTCGTTGCAG GTCTGGGGTACTCTCTGACCTTCCTGCCCACCATTACTCTCCTGTCGCAGTACTTCTCCCACCGACGCTCCCTGGTCACAGCTGTCGCCTCCACAGGAGAGTCCTTCTCTGTGTTCGCCCTCGCCCCAG CCTTCTCTGCTCTGAGGGACTGTATCGGCTGGCGTTACACCCTGGTGGTGATCGGAGCTCTACAGGGCATCATCATCATATGTGGAGTTCTGCTAAGACCCATCATCATCAGACCTGGACCAGCCACGGAGACAGAAACTGATGGACTGGCTGACGAAGAGCTGAAGGCTCTGAACACACAGGAGGAGTACTACAGTAAGGAGAGGTTGTACACTAAGGGCAGTACATATGCTATGGATGGGTCTTACACACTGCAGAGGGATAGCAAGCTGGCTCATCGTTACTCCCTGAGCTCTGGAGAGTCTGAAAACTCTGAAGTTCAGTCCCTCCATCACCAGGTCCTGGAGGACGGCAGTAAGGCaggggaggagatagaggaggaggaggcgtctTCACAGAGGTGCTTAGGAAGCAAGGAGCAGGAGATGGAGAAGgacgaggagatggaggagaaggatgaggagcAGACACAAACACTATCCCCCCAGAAACTCCTTGACTTTTCCATGTTAAGAGAAGGCAGCTTCATCTGCTACTCTCTCTTCGGCCTTTTTGCCACATTGGGTTTCTTCGCCCCTCAGCTCTACATCATCGAGCTGAGTGTGAACCGTGGTGTGAAGCGTGACCGCGCCGCCCACATGCTCTCCGCCATGGCCTTTGCCGAGATCTTCGGCCGCCTCTCCATTGGTTGGGTGCTAGGCAGGAAGCTGTTCAGAGGCAGGAAGCCCCTGGTGCTGCTGGGATGTGTAGTTCTGCTGTGCCCGGTGCTGGTGGCCTTTACCCTGGTGTGGGAGTTCTGGGGCCTGGCCGTGTGTTGTGGGTTCTATGGGTTTTTTATAGGCACCGTGTCATCGACACATATACCCATGCTGGCAGAGGAGGATGTGGTGGGCATAGAAAGGATGTCGTCAGCTGCTGGGGTCTATGTGTTTATACAGAGCTTCGCTGGGCTGGCGGGACCACCTCTGGGAG GTGTTCTTGTGGACCTGACTCAGAACTACGGCTCAGCGTTCTACTCCTGTGCGGTGGGTATGGGTCTAGGGGCTGTGTTCCTGGGTCTGGTACGACCAGCTAAGAGAGGCCTGCTCTGCTGCAGCACAACCAggcctcagagcatttcgtattattct aataatacgaagtgctctgagaccaggttgtgcaGCAGGAGGGGGGATCAGAACCTCCCAGAACCCATGCAGGTGGGGCCGGGAAACCCTGTACCTCAGCGAGAGGGGAAGGAGgcccaggacagagacagacctcaAGACTTCCTAGAAGTTGACCTTGATTTGGACCAGAAAACGTTACTGAAAAAGGCCAACAGATGA